A single region of the Oncorhynchus keta strain PuntledgeMale-10-30-2019 chromosome 4, Oket_V2, whole genome shotgun sequence genome encodes:
- the LOC127906033 gene encoding NXPE family member 3-like has protein sequence MTFTSVCQFNQCLLNVSPSNHLKYNHTTFTSCSGITNRTFTPTNDSLISKEEWESLLKELQWSLPPVVPLSIDEATNPTKCSFSVNPNSNYTVGGFIDVILIARDTKNRIKTYGGDFFQAKLFNSELKASTYGAVTDHFNGTYTARLALHWPGPAKVSIRLVHSSEAVQVLCRQREQDPDKVYFHGYFEEGGKQETVMCNAQRSPRLVGNESQCCCEYREPVTGETWFCRRPSSLPCHALTYHSMGGYQAVLSKEEMTLLKSSTNIIVPGDNSAIDVQQQDTEIRSQTKCRPGLHTSVPAGFYLQDHWTSLVCYSKSFPSAKLISGCLKDKQILMMGDSTLRQWFDYLEETVPTLKRLNLHTSSKSGPFEAVDTQSNTRIIWRAHGIPIRTSKTPWADLHYIARELEDMAGGAHSVVVFTIWAHFTTYPLAMYAHRLVVVRRAVASLLRRSPTTLVVIKSANTGYKDVYGSDWLSWQLDMALREIFKDLPLVLIDVWQMTSCHYSPDNIHPPSVVIQNEVDLFLSFVCPQ, from the exons GTATGTCAATTCAACCAGTGCCTGCTGAATGTGTCACCATCCAATCATCTCAAATACAACCACACTACCTTCACAAGTTGTAGTGGAATCACCAACAGGACATTTACACCAACCAATGACTCCTTAATAAGTAAAGAGGAATGGGAATCTCTGCTCAAAGAGCTACAATGGTCATTACCGCCTGTTGTCCCCTTATCCATAGATGAGGCCACAAACCCCACTAAGTGCTCATTCTCTGTCAACCCCAATTCAAACTACACAGTTGGAGGGTTTATAGATGTGATTTTGATAGCTAGAGATACTAAAAACAGGATCAAAACCTATGGAGGGGACTTTTTTCAGGCCAAGCTGTTTAACTCAGAACTTAAGGCCAGTACTTATGGAGCTGTAACAGACCACTTTAATGGCACCTACACTGCCCGTCTGGCCCTGCATTGGCCCGGACCTGCCAAGGTGTCCATCCGCCTAGTGCACTCTAGCGAGGCCGTGCAGGTACTGTGTAGGCAAAGGGAACAGGACCCAGATAAGGTCTACTTCCATGGCTACTTTGAGGAGGGTGGCAAGCAGGAAACGGTAATGTGCAATGCCCAGAGAAGTCCTAGGCTGGTGGGGAATGAGTCACAGTGTTGCTGTGAGTACAGAGAGCCAGTCACTGGGGAGACCTGGTTCTGTCGTCGGCCATCTTCCCTGCCTTGCCATGCTTTGACCTACCACAGCATGGGTGGTTACCAGGCAGTACTCTCCAAGGAGGAGATGACCCTTCTAAAgag TTCCACGAACATTATTGTACCAGGTGACAATTCAGCTATCGATGTCCAGCAACAGGACACTGAAATCC gatcacAAACAAAATGCCGTCCTGGTTTGCACACCTCAGTACCAGCTGGATTCTACCTCCAGGATCACTGGACATCCCTGGTGTGTTACTCAAAATCCTTTCCCTCAGCTAAACTGATATCTGGATGCCTGAAGGACAAACAGATCCTTATGATGGGTGACTCCACTCTCCGTCAGTGGTTCGACTACCTGGAGGAAACTGTGCCAA cattgaaacgCCTGAACCTTCACACATCAAGCAAATCGGGCCCCTTTGAGGCAGTCGACACCCAGTCCAACACCCGTATTATCTGGCGGGCCCATGGGATACCTATACGGACAAGCAAGACGCCCTGGGCTGACCTTCACTACATCGCCAGGGAGTTGGAGGATATGGCAGGGGGTGCACACTCTGTAGTCGTCTTCACCATCTGGGCTCATTTCACCACGTACCCACTGGCTATGTACGCACACCGTCTGGTCGTCGTCCGTAGGGCTGTGGCATCGCTCCTAAGACGATCTCCCACTACTCTGGTAGTGATCAAGTCAGCTAACACAGGCTACAAGGATGTGTATGGCAGCGACTGGCTCTCCTGGCAGCTCGACATGGCACTCAGGGAAATATTCAAGGACTTGCCTCTGGTCCTCATCGACGTTTGGCAGATGACCTCCTGCCACTATTCTCCGGACAACATTCACCCGCCCTCTGTGGTGATCCAAAATGAAGTGGATCTCTTCTTGTCCTTTGTTTGTCCACAGTGA